A stretch of Cynocephalus volans isolate mCynVol1 chromosome 9, mCynVol1.pri, whole genome shotgun sequence DNA encodes these proteins:
- the NPY1R gene encoding neuropeptide Y receptor type 1 → MNSTLFSQVENHSVHHNFSEKNSPFLAFENDDCHLPLAMIFTLALAYGAVIILGVSGNLALIIIILKQKEMRNVTNILIVNLSFSDLLVAIMCLPFTFVYTLMDHWVFGEAMCKLNPFVQCVSITVSIFSLVLIAVERHQLIINPRGWRPNNRHAYIGIAVIWVLAVASSLPFLIYQVLTDEPFQNVTLDAFKDKYVCFDKFPSDSHRLSYTTLLLVLQYFGPLCFIFICYFKIYIRLKRRNNMMDKMRDNKYRSSETKRINIMLLSIVVAFAICWLPLTIFNTVFDWNHQIIATCNHNLLFLLCHLTAMISTCVNPIFYGFLNKNFQRDLQFFFNFCDFRSRDDDYETIAMSTMHTDVSKTSLKQASPVAFKKINNDDNEKI, encoded by the exons ATGAATTCAACATTATTTTCCCAGGTTGAAAATCATTCAGTCCACCACAATTTTTCAGAGAAGAATTCCCCATTTTTGGCTTTTGAAAACGATGATTGTCATCTTCCCTTGGCCATGATCTTTACCTTAGCTCTTGCTTATGGAGCTGTGATTATTCTCGGGGTCTCTGGAAACCTGGCCTTGATCATAATCATCTTGAAACAAAAGGAGATGAGAAATGTTACCAACATCCTGATTGTGAACCTTTCCTTCTCAGACCTGCTTGTTGCCATTATGTGTCTCCCTTTCACGTTTGTCTACACATTAATGGACCACTGGGTCTTTGGTGAGGCTATGTGCAAGCTGAATCCCTTCGTGCAATGCGTTTCAATCACTGTGTCCATTTTCTCTCTGGTTCTCATTGCTGTGGAGCGACATCAGCTGATAATCAACCCACGAGGATGGAGACCAAATAATAGACATGCTTACATAGGTATCGCTGTCATTTGGGTCCTGGCTGTGGCTTCTTCTCTGCCCTTCTTGATCTATCAAGTATTGACTGATGAGCCATTCCAAAATGTAACACTCGATGCATTCAAGGACAAGTACGTGTGCTTTGATAAATTTCCATCGGACTCACATAGATTGTCTTATACCACTCTCCTCTTGGTGCTGCAGTATTTCGGTCCactctgttttatatttatttgctaCTTCAAG ATATACATACGCTTAAAAAGGAGAAACAACATGATGGACAAGATGAGAGACAATAAGTACAGGTCGAGTGAAAccaaaagaatcaacatcatgCTGCTGTCCATTGTGGTAGCATTTGCCATCTGCTGGCTGCCCCTTACCATCTTTAACACTGTGTTTGATTGGAATCATCAAATCATTGCTACATGCAACCACAATCTGTTATTCCTGCTCTGCCACCTCACAGCAATGATATCCACTTGTGTCAACCCCATATTTTATGGATTCCTGAACAAAAACTTCCAGAGAGACTTGCAGTTCTTCTTTAACTTTTGTGATTTCCGGTCTCGGGATGATGACTATGAGACAATAGCCATGTCCACCATGCACACAGATGTTTCTAAGACTTCTTTGAAGCAAGCAAGCCCAGtcgcatttaaaaaaatcaacaatgatGATAATGAAAAAATCTGA